One region of Rhodospirillaceae bacterium genomic DNA includes:
- a CDS encoding DNA replication protein: MTNRQLPFDLKAPPAMGAADFVTAASNEAALALIDSWPNWPGPALSVHGPAGCGKTHLGHVWQEKVGAAALFLDAPTTLPDLPTPPILILDEPALDETAFFHLLNRVKNDGGALLVLSRDAPARWDVRLPDLASRLKALPTVEVAPPDDALLAAVLVKHFTDRQINVAPDVIDYLLRHIERSFAAAADVADRLDHAALAERKAITIPLVKRVLG; the protein is encoded by the coding sequence ATGACCAATCGCCAATTGCCTTTCGACCTCAAGGCGCCGCCCGCCATGGGGGCGGCCGATTTCGTGACCGCAGCCAGCAACGAGGCGGCCCTTGCGCTGATCGATTCCTGGCCGAACTGGCCGGGACCGGCGCTGAGCGTCCATGGACCGGCCGGTTGCGGCAAGACGCATCTCGGCCATGTGTGGCAGGAGAAGGTGGGCGCCGCCGCGCTGTTTCTGGATGCGCCGACGACGCTGCCCGATCTCCCCACACCGCCCATTCTCATTCTCGACGAACCGGCGCTGGACGAGACCGCTTTCTTCCACCTCCTCAACCGCGTGAAGAATGATGGCGGCGCGCTGCTGGTCCTGAGCCGCGACGCACCGGCGCGCTGGGATGTGCGGCTTCCCGACCTTGCCTCGCGCCTGAAGGCATTGCCCACGGTCGAGGTGGCGCCGCCGGATGACGCGCTGCTGGCGGCGGTGCTGGTGAAGCATTTCACCGACCGCCAGATCAACGTGGCGCCGGACGTCATCGACTATCTGCTGCGCCACATCGAACGCAGCTTTGCCGCGGCCGCGGACGTGGCCGACCGCCTGGACCACGCGGCATTGGCCGAGCGCAAGGCCATCACGATTCCGCTGGTGAAGCGGGTATTGGGATAG
- a CDS encoding DUF2066 domain-containing protein, whose product MAFALLLAGLSLPVPAVAQSVYVASGVPVDVTGDAATLRDQAVLMAQREALKKILAEIAPADQVAGLVLPGDDVIGGWVADVEIEEEKMAATHYIGRYTVRFQAAPIQEFLGAEGVAFAETRSKQMLLIPVFTDETGNTGLWGPTNQWLAAWTTRPPSNALVPIVVPRGDLDDQNTLSATEALGGNEPKLDFMGERYQAGDVVVAEARMGPAGADGRRSLALDVARYGIDGTERFQETLSGDAADPDGLMAQGVATVQAMLEGAWKSANLVDPNKRAQLSVHVPLAGIEQWVAIKRRLGQVSLVKGVNLKQLAKDGAELEISYAGDEAQFIRALSQADLMMVPSGEGMATLTLGASSTATPTP is encoded by the coding sequence GTGGCTTTCGCGCTGTTGCTGGCAGGTCTTTCCCTGCCCGTACCGGCCGTGGCGCAGAGCGTTTATGTCGCCAGCGGCGTGCCCGTGGACGTGACCGGCGATGCCGCCACCCTGCGCGACCAGGCGGTCTTGATGGCGCAGCGCGAGGCGTTGAAGAAAATCCTGGCGGAGATCGCCCCGGCCGACCAGGTGGCCGGCCTCGTCCTGCCCGGCGACGATGTCATCGGTGGCTGGGTCGCCGATGTCGAGATCGAAGAAGAGAAGATGGCGGCGACGCATTATATCGGCCGCTATACGGTGCGCTTCCAGGCGGCCCCCATCCAGGAGTTCCTGGGCGCGGAGGGTGTCGCCTTCGCCGAGACGCGGTCGAAGCAGATGCTGCTCATTCCCGTCTTTACCGACGAGACCGGCAATACCGGCCTGTGGGGACCCACCAATCAATGGCTGGCTGCCTGGACGACGCGCCCACCCAGCAATGCGCTGGTGCCGATCGTGGTGCCGCGCGGCGATCTTGACGACCAGAACACGCTCTCGGCCACCGAGGCCCTGGGCGGCAACGAACCCAAGCTCGACTTCATGGGCGAGCGCTACCAGGCCGGCGACGTGGTGGTGGCGGAAGCGCGCATGGGCCCGGCCGGCGCCGATGGCAGGCGCAGCCTGGCGCTCGACGTCGCCCGCTACGGCATCGACGGGACCGAACGTTTCCAGGAGACGCTGAGTGGCGACGCCGCCGATCCCGACGGGCTGATGGCGCAGGGTGTGGCGACCGTGCAGGCGATGCTGGAAGGGGCGTGGAAGAGCGCCAATCTGGTCGACCCCAACAAGCGCGCGCAGTTGTCGGTGCATGTGCCCCTGGCCGGGATCGAGCAATGGGTGGCGATCAAGCGGCGTCTGGGTCAGGTCAGCCTGGTCAAGGGCGTCAACCTCAAGCAATTGGCCAAGGACGGGGCGGAACTGGAAATCTCCTATGCCGGCGACGAGGCGCAGTTCATCCGGGCGCTCTCCCAGGCCGATCTCATGATGGTGCCGAGCGGCGAAGGCATGGCGACCTTGACGCTTGGGGCCAGCAGCACCGCAACGCCGACGCCGTGA